CGCCCGGCGGGTCCGGCAGGTACGCCGCGATGTCGTGTTCGTGCGCGACCGACTCGTGCACCAGGCTCGCCACCAGCGGGCGGGCGAGCGCGTTGGGTACCGGGGTGACCAGTCCGACCCAGTAAGACGAGAGCGCGGGCGTCAGCGGGCGTACCGGCAGCAGCAGTCGGGGGGAGAGCCCGGCCACCCGTGCGTAGCGCTGCATCATGTCGCCGAAGGTGAGCACGTCCGGGCCGGCGATGTCGAACCCACGGTTGACCTCGGGCGGCAGGTGCGCGCAGCCGACCAGGTAGTGCAGCACGTCGCGGACCGCGATCGGCTGGATCCGGTTGGCGACCCAGCGCGGGGTGACCATCACCGGCAACCGTTCGGTCAGGTAACGCAGCATCTCGAACGACGCCGAGCCCGAGCCGATGATCACCGCCGCCCGGAGCACCGCCGTCGGCACCCCGCTGTCCAGCAGGATCCGGCCGACCTCGCTGCGGGAGCGCAGGTGGGCCGACGCGCCGCCGTCGCCCGCCGCCGGCTCCGGCCCGCCCAGATAGACGATCCGGCGTACGCCCGCGGCGCGGGCCGCCGCCGCGAAGACCGTCGCGGCCTGCCGGTCGGCGGCCTCGAAGCCGGCCTGGCCGAGCGAGTGCACCAGGTAGTACGCCACGTCGACGCCGTCGAACACCCCGGCCAGGGTCTCCGGCCGGCTCAGGTCACCCTCGACGACCTCGACGGCCGGGGCCCACGGCACGTCGCGCAGCCGTCCGGCCCGGCGGGCCAGGCAGCGCACCGCGTATCCCTCGGCCACCAGGCGGGGTGCCAACCGCCCGCCGATGTATCCCGTCGCACCGGTCACCAGGCATCTCACGGTCTCCAGTCTGCGGCCCCATAGACTCTGGCGCTGTGAAGACCGCTAAGAGCGCGCCGCGCGCGGGAGAGCCGGGCGCGATCCGGGCCCGCCTGCCCCACCTGCGCCTGCCGCTGCTGGCCTGCGCCGCGCTGGCGGCGACCGGGGTGCCGGCCGCCGCGCTGCTGCGCGGCCCCACCGGCGCCGCCGGGGTGGCCGCCGGGATCGCCCTGGTGGTCGTCAGCTACCTGATCTCCAGCCTCTCGGTGGCCTGGGCCGACGCGGTGCATCCGAGACTCATCATGTCGGTGGGGCTGGTCACCTACGTCACGAAGATCGTCATCCTGGGCGTGGTGATGGCCGCCGTCGCGGCCACCGGCTGGCCCGGGCTGCCGGACATGGGCGTGGCCATCATCTTGGCCGTGGTGGTGTGGACCGCGGCCCACCTGACCTGGGCATTGCGCTCCCCGCTGCCCACCGTGGACCGCTCGGGCGAGCACTGACCGTACGGCTGCCGTTTCCCGGGCGTTTCGTGGGCCTGTCGGGCCGGCCGGACAGGAGTACGCTGACCCTGGCTGACGCGCCCGCACCCGCCGCCCGCACGCTGCTCGCAGTGTGGGGGGTGCCGCACACTCGCGAAACACCCGACTGATAGTGTTCGCCTCGTCATGGCCGACAACCCTCACCGCAGAAGCCCCGACGAGCACTCGTCGGAAGGTGTGGCCGGAGCCGTCCTCGGTTACCTGCTCGCCGGCATCGTGGTGTGGGGATTCCTCGGCTGGTTGGCGGGGGAGTTCCTCGGCGTGCCGACCGGCGTCGGGATCGCCGTGGGCATGATGCTCGGCGCAGCCGGAGCGATCTACCTGATCATGAAGAGGCTCGGTGCCTGAGTGCCGGCACGCGCGGGTCTGTCGAGTGCGGAGGATGACACGGTGAGCGGACAGCTTGTCGCCGCTGAGGGCCTTCCCTGGCCCCCCAGCGTCGGAGACTTCTACCCGCCGGATCTCGCCGGCCCGTGGGTCACGAAGTTCACGCTCATGATCTGGCTGGCCGTCGGGCTGCTGATCATCTTCTTCATGCTGACCTACCGAAACCCGAAGCTTGTGCCGAGCAAGGGCCAGTGGTACGCGGAGTCGATCTACGGCCTGGTCCGGGACAACATCGCCCGGGAGCAGATGGGCAAGGACGGCATCCGGTTCGCGCCGTACTTCACCGTCCTGTTCTGCTTCATCGTGGTGACCAACCTCTTCGGCATCACCCCCGGGTTGCAGATCTCGCCGAACTCGCACATCGCCTTCCCGATCGTGCTCGCCGTCATCTCCTACGTGATGTACCTCTACATCGGCGTCCGCAAGCACGGTCTGGGCCGCTACCTCAAGCAGAGCCTGATCCTGCCGGGCGTGCCGTGGCCGATGCACTTCCTGCTGATCCCGATCGAGTTCCTGCAGACGTTCATCGTGCGGCCGGTCACCCTGGCGGTCCGGCTCTTCGCGAACATGTTCGCCGGCCACCTGATCCTGCTGGTCTTCACCGTCGGCGGCTTCGTGATGCTCGCCTCGGACAATCTCTTCGTCCAGATCTCGTCGATCGCCGCCTTCCTGATGGCCATCGTGATGGCCTTCTTCGAGGTGCTGGTCGCGCTGCTGCAGGCGTATGTCTTCGTCACTTTGACCGCCAACTACGTCGGCAGCTCGCTCGCCGACGAGCACTGACCCAGACCCGGCGGGCCGCCCGGCCCGACAAGAGCTTCCGGCACGACCGCGTACGCGTGAGAACTCACGCGTCTACTAGGAGGAATACCCGCAATGGACGTTCTCGCCGCCATCAACGGTAACGTCAACACCATCGGCTACGGCCTCGCCGCCATCGGCCCCGGTATCGGCGTCGCCCTGGTCTTCGCGGCCTACATCCAGGCCAGCGCCCGCCAGCCGGAGTCCGCCGGCTACAACCGCACCTGGCTGGTCCTGGGCTTCGCGCTGGTCGAGGCGCTGGCGCTGTTCGGCCTGGTGCTCGCCTTCGCCGTCAACTGACCGTCCGTTAGTCGATCCGGAGGTCTGACATGAAGATTCTCGCCGCTGAGGGTCACCACCCGCTCGTGCCGATCTGGCAGGAGCTCGTCGTCGGGACGATCGCCTTCGCGCTGCTCTGCTTCGTGCTGATGAAGTTCGTGCTGCCGCGCATGGAGGCGATGTACCAGGCGCGGGTCGACGCGATCGAGGGCGGCCTCAAGCGCGCCGAGGCTGCTCAGGCCGAAGCGAACCAGCTGCTCGAGCAGTACCGTGCCCAGCTCGCCGAGGTGCGTACCGAGGCAGCCCGGATCCGGGACGACGCCCGCGCCGACGCCGAGTCGATCCGCACGGA
This is a stretch of genomic DNA from Micromonospora sp. WMMD1082. It encodes these proteins:
- a CDS encoding SDR family oxidoreductase, which encodes MRCLVTGATGYIGGRLAPRLVAEGYAVRCLARRAGRLRDVPWAPAVEVVEGDLSRPETLAGVFDGVDVAYYLVHSLGQAGFEAADRQAATVFAAAARAAGVRRIVYLGGPEPAAGDGGASAHLRSRSEVGRILLDSGVPTAVLRAAVIIGSGSASFEMLRYLTERLPVMVTPRWVANRIQPIAVRDVLHYLVGCAHLPPEVNRGFDIAGPDVLTFGDMMQRYARVAGLSPRLLLPVRPLTPALSSYWVGLVTPVPNALARPLVASLVHESVAHEHDIAAYLPDPPGGPTGFDRSVELALAKIRDAQVETHWSSAAGPDAPAEPLPSDPDWSGGTAYTDVRERAVAASPEALWQVIEGVGGENGWYSFPLAWSVRGWLDRLVGGVGLRRGRRHPHRLRVGEALDFWRVEEIVPGELLRLRAEMRVPGRAWLEMRVHRDDAGQLRYRQRAVFLPRGLAGHAYWAAVAPFHALVFGGMARNIAEGAERFAERATEPAAPRPH
- the atpB gene encoding F0F1 ATP synthase subunit A, with product MPARAGLSSAEDDTVSGQLVAAEGLPWPPSVGDFYPPDLAGPWVTKFTLMIWLAVGLLIIFFMLTYRNPKLVPSKGQWYAESIYGLVRDNIAREQMGKDGIRFAPYFTVLFCFIVVTNLFGITPGLQISPNSHIAFPIVLAVISYVMYLYIGVRKHGLGRYLKQSLILPGVPWPMHFLLIPIEFLQTFIVRPVTLAVRLFANMFAGHLILLVFTVGGFVMLASDNLFVQISSIAAFLMAIVMAFFEVLVALLQAYVFVTLTANYVGSSLADEH
- the atpE gene encoding ATP synthase F0 subunit C, producing MDVLAAINGNVNTIGYGLAAIGPGIGVALVFAAYIQASARQPESAGYNRTWLVLGFALVEALALFGLVLAFAVN
- a CDS encoding F0F1 ATP synthase subunit B, which gives rise to MKILAAEGHHPLVPIWQELVVGTIAFALLCFVLMKFVLPRMEAMYQARVDAIEGGLKRAEAAQAEANQLLEQYRAQLAEVRTEAARIRDDARADAESIRTDILAKAREESDRIIAAGRESLNVERQTIVRELRAEVGGLAVDLASRIVGESLADEARRKGTVERFLTDLESAGAR